The following coding sequences lie in one Equus asinus isolate D_3611 breed Donkey chromosome 1, EquAss-T2T_v2, whole genome shotgun sequence genomic window:
- the PURB gene encoding transcriptional regulator protein Pur-beta, translating to MADGDSGSERGGGGPGGFQPASRGSGGEQETQELASKRLDIQNKRFYLDVKQNAKGRFLKIAEVGAGGSKSRLTLSMAVAAEFRDYLGDFIEHYAQLGPSSPEQVAAAAGAEEGGGPRRALKSEFLVRENRKYYLDLKENQRGRFLRIRQTVNRGGGPGPGGLQSGQTIALPAQGLIEFRDALAKLIDDYGGEDDELAGGPGGGGGPGGGLYGELPEGTSITVDSKRFFFDVGCNKYGVFLRVSEVKPSYRNAITVPFKAWGKFGGAFCRYADEMKEIQERQRDKLYERRGGDESEGEEVDED from the coding sequence ATGGCGGACGGCGACAGCGGCAGcgagcgcggcggcggcgggcccgGCGGCTTCCAGCCCGCGTCCCGCGGCAGCGGCGGCGAGCAGGAGACGCAGGAGCTGGCCTCGAAGCGGCTGGACATCCAGAACAAGCGCTTCTACCTGGACGTGAAGCAGAACGCCAAGGGCCGCTTCCTCAAGATCGCCGAGGTGGGCGCGGGCGGCTCCAAGAGCCGCCTCACGCTGTCCATGGCGGTGGCCGCCGAGTTCCGCGACTACCTGGGCGACTTCATCGAGCACTACGCGCAGCTGGGCCCCAGCAGCCCCGAGCaggtggcggcggcggcaggTGCTGAGGAGGGCGGCGGGCCGCGGCGCGCACTCAAGAGCGAGTTCCTGGTGCGCGAGAACCGCAAGTACTACCTGGACCTTAAGGAGAACCAGCGCGGCCGCTTCCTGCGCATCCGCCAGACAGTCAACCGCGGCGGCGGCCCCGGGCCCGGCGGCCTGCAGAGCGGACAGACCATCGCCCTGCCCGCCCAGGGCCTCATCGAGTTCCGCGATGCCCTGGCCAAGCTCATCGACGACTACGGTGGCGAGGATGACGAGCTGGCGGGGggcccgggcggcggcgggggcccCGGGGGCGGCCTGTACGGAGAGCTCCCGGAAGGCACCTCCATCACGGTGGACTCGAAGCGCTTTTTCTTCGACGTGGGGTGCAACAAGTATGGGGTGTTCCTGCGTGTGAGCGAGGTGAAGCCGTCCTACCGCAACGCCATCACCGTCCCCTTTAAGGCCTGGGGCAAGTTCGGGGGCGCTTTTTGTCGGTATGCGGATGAGATGAAAGAGATCCAGGAGCGGCAGAGGGATAAACTTTATGAGCGACGCGGCGGAGACGAGTCCGAGGGAGAGGAGGTGGATGAGGATTGA